TCTTTGCGCGCTGCAGACCTTCGACCAGCACCTTCACGGTGCCGTCGGGCAGCTTGAGCATCTGCAGGATGTTGGCGATACAGCCAACTTCGTACATGTCCTTTTCGGTCGGCTCGTCTTTGGCCGCCGTTTTCTGGGCAACAAGCATGATGTGCTTGCCACCTTCCATTGCGGCTTCCAACGCCTTGATCGACTTCGGGCGACCCACGAAGAGCGGGATCACCATGTGTGGGAAAACGACTACGTCGCGCAGCGGGAGCAGCGGGAGTGTGACGCGTTCCGGCGGGAGGAGTTGGGTTCCTGACATTTCATTTCCCCATGAGTGGAATCAGTTTGTTCGATAGTTGAGGCCGCCAAAAAAGATTGCAAGCCTTCGCGTGTGGGAAAAGTTCAGTGACTCCAGAAAAACAGTCCATCCTGACGACACGATAAACGAAAAAAGCCGTTCACGTTGCCATGAACGGCTTTTTTTCAAAAATCGGGAAGCCGATCAATTCGAACCCGCCACCTTTGGCGCGTCTTCGTAGATCAGTAGCGGCTTTCCGTCACCATCAATAACATTGTCGTCAATAATGACTTTGCTGACGCCCTTCATTGCCGGCAAATCGTACATCACGTCGAGCAACGCCTGTTCCAGGATTGACCGAAGGCCGCGTGCGCCCGTCTTGCGGCGAATCGCCTTGCGGGCGATGGCTTGCAGCGCGGCGGGACGGATCTCCAGCTCGACGCGTTCCATGTTGAACAGCTTGTGATACTGCTTGATGAGCGCGTTCTTGGGTTCGACCAGAATCTTCATCAGCGCGACTTCGTCCAGCTTGCCGAGCGTCGCCACGACGGGCAGACGTCCGATCAGTTCTGGAATCAGGCCGAATTTGATGAGATCTTCCGGCTCGACTTCGCGCAGCACTTCGCCTGCATCACGATCCTGCTTGCTCTTGACGCTCGCACCGAAACCGATCCCCGTTTTCTCCGTACGGTCGACGATCACCTTTTCGAGGCCATCGAACGCGCCGCCACAGATAAACAGGATGTTGGTCGTATCGACCTGGATGAAATCCTGGTTCGGATGCTTACGGCCACCTTGCGGCGGCACCGACGCCATCGTACCTTCGACCAGCTTCAGCAGCGCCTGCTGCACGCCTTCACCCGACACGTCACGGGTAATCGACGGATTGTCCGACTTGCGGCTGATCTTGTCGATTTCGTCGATATAGACGATGCCACGCTGCGCCTTGTCGACTTCGTAATTGCAGTTTTGCAGCAGCTTCTGAATGATGTTTTCGACATCCTCGCCGACATAGCCGGCTTCCGTCAGCGTGGTCGCGTCGGCGATCACGAACGGCACGTTCAAAAGGCGTGCAAGGGTCTGCGCGAGCAGCGTCTTGCCCGAGCCAGTCGGCCCGATCAGCAGGATGTTGCTCTTCGACAGCTCGACGTCGTCTTTCTTGTCGAGATGTTTCAGGCGCTTGTAGTGGTTGTAGACCGCGACCGCGAGAATTTTCTTCGCGCGTTCTTGCCCGATCACGTATTGATCGAGAATGTCGCGAATTTCCTGCGGACTGGGCAGGTCGGACTTGGACAGGCCCGTTTCCAGACCCGCGCCCGCTGCTTCGTCGCGAATGATTTCGTTGCACAGGTCGATACATTCATCACAGATGAATACCGACGGGCCAGCAATCAGTTTTTTAACCTCGTGCTGGCTTTTGCCGCAGAACGAGCAATACAACAGCTTCTCGCTGTTAGAACCTTTCTTGTCCGCCATAGATGTGTGAGCCTCCGGACACTCGAATGACATGATACGCCGTTTGCCCGCCTCGTTCAGTTCGGGGCGGGACGGATGCGCAAAGCTGTGACGGCGTTTGCCGCAGGCGTTCAGACGGGTCTTATTATTTCACAAGGTTTCGCGCCGGCGCTCTTCCCCCAATTTGGAGAAAAAGCGCTCCGGATCAGCCATGTTTCAGCGATTGTTTACGGACGCTTGTGCAGCACCTGGTCGACGAGGCCGTAAGCCTGCGCATCGTCGCCCGACATGAAATTGTCGCGGTCCGTGTCGCGCTGGATGCGCTCGACGGGTTGACCCGTGTGGTGCGACAGCAACTGGTTCAGGCGCTCCTTCAGGTACAGGATTTCGCGTGCCTGAATTTCGATGTCCGACGCCTGGCCGCGCGCGCCGCCCAGCGGCTGGTGAATCATCACGCGTGCGTTCGGCAGCGCAAAACGCTTGCCCTTCGCACCCGCCGCCAGCAGGAATGCACCCATGCTGGCCGCGAGGCCCATGCACAGCGTCGAGACGTCCGGCTTGATGAACTGCATCGTGTCGTAGATCGCCATCCCTGCCGACACCGAGCCGCCCGGGCTGTTGATGTAGAAGCTGATGTCCTTGTCCGGATTCTCGCTTTCGAGGAATAGCAACTGTGCGATCACGAGGTTCGCAGTCTGATCGTTCACTTCGCCAACCAGGAACACCACGCGCTCCTTCAGCAGGCGCGAGTAGATGTCATAAGAACGTTCACCACGGCCGCTCGTTTCGACGACGATCGGCACGAGGCCGAGCGCTTGCGCTTCGAGATCCCGATCCCGCGACGACTGCGAGGTCAACGTGTCCAGCATTTGAGCGCGAAAGGTCATGCAATGGATCCTTGTCAGGAAATGTTCTGATAATCGGTTCTGGACAAGTAGGTGCGGCCGCGCGTTTCTTCAAGAGCCAAAACGGCCGACAAGCGTTCTTTTAGCATAATCGGCCGTGCTCATATGGAAAAACGGCGTGCGGGCCGTCGCTCGGACAGCCAGCACGCCGTTACAGCGATGCTATTACGCTTGCGCCGTTGCGCTTGCCAGCTCTTCGAAGCTCACTTCTTTGTCCGTCACCTTCGCCTTGCTCAGGACGAAATCGACGACGTTGGACTCAACGACATACGCTTCCATCTCGGCAAGACGCTGCTGGTTCGAATAATACCAGCGGACGACTTCCTTCGGGTCTTCGTAGCTCTTCGCGAATTCGTCGACTTCCGCGCGGATCTGTTCCGGCTTGGCCTGCAGTTCGTTGGCCTTGACCAGCTCGGCCAGCACGAGGCCCAGCTTGACGCGGCGCTCGGCCTGCTCGGCGAACATTTCTGCCGGAATGGGTGCGTCCTTTGCGTTCGGCACGCCGCGTTGCGTGAGATCCTGACGCGCCATTTCGACGAGGCGTTCCTGATCCTGCTCGATCAGCGCTTTCGGCACGTCGAGTTCGGAAATCTTCAGCAGCGCGTCCATCACCTGGTTCTTCACGACAGCCTGCGTACGGCGCTTCGCTTCGCGCTCGAGGTTGTCACGGATTTCGGCGCGCATCTTGGTCAGATCGCCGTCTTCGATGCCGAGCGACTTCGCGAACTCGCCGTCGATCTCGGGCAGATGCGGCCACTCGATCTTCTTCATCGTGATCGTGAACTGTGCCGTCTTGCCGGCGACTTCCTTGCCGTGATAGTCCTCGGGGAACGCCAGGTCGAATTCCTTCGACTCGCCGACCTTCAGGCCAAGCGCGGCTTTTTCGAATTCCGGCAGCATGCGGCCTTCACCCAGGACAAACGCGAAGTCGTCCGCGCTGCCGCCCTGGAATGCTTCACCGTCGATCTTGCCGATGAAGTCGACCGTCACGCGGTCGCCGTCCTTCGCAGCCGTGTCCGCGCCGCCGTCGCCGTGCTCGCCGGCTTCGCCACGAGCGTGGTAGTGCACGCGCTGCTTGCGCAGGATGTCCAGCGTGCGGTCGATTTCAGCGTCGCTGATGGTGGTCTTCGTGCGTTCGATCTCAGCCGTCGCGACGTCGCCCAGCTTCACTTCCGGGTAAACCTCGAAGGTCGCGTCGAATGCGTATGCGCCTTCCGTTGCATCCGTCTTCGGGCTGAAGCTCGGCTGGCCAGCAACGCGCAGGTTTTCCGCGCGGCTGATGTCGAAGAACTCCTTGCCAACCTTGTCGCTCAGCACTTCGGCTTCCACCTGACCCGCGTACTGCTGCGTCACCATCTTGAGCGGCACCTTGCCCGGGCGGAAACCCGGCATGCGCACGTTCTTCGCGAGTTGACGGATGCGCGAATCCACTTCCTTCTGCACGGTGTCTTTCGGCAGGGAAATCGTCACGCGGCGTTCGAGCTTGCCGAGGTTTTCAACAACGTTAGCCATGGCTTCAATCGTCCTAAAATTATTCGAGCGAATCAGTTATCTTGTGTGCGCCGCCTGTCGATGTCCGCTTTGCGTCGTGCGTTCGACACTGCGCGCTGCATTCGCTTTTGCGCGGGTCGCCGCTACGCTTCGCTCAGTCAAGTGTGACATCGATCGCGTGCCTCTCGCCGCGGGCTGTGAGGCCGCCGGCAGCACAGTTTGGGTCAGAGAGCCAAATATTTTAGCAAACTATTTGCGCGCCTAGCCGGATTCGCTGTTTCGCGATTTTTTGCGGGCTGCGAGGCCCGATTCCGACCGCCTTTCAAACGATTCCAGACATGCTCTTGATCCACCATGGTCCGCGCCAGCTGTGAATCAAAGTCAATTCTGCCTATACCTTCGGGTGTATTCAGTCGCGCGCCGCATGCTGATAAGCTTCACCACATCCTGATACGCCGCTGCCGTGCGCATAAGGCGGTCCGGGCGCTTCATCGCATCGCGGCGAACACAGCGATGCCCACTCACAGAAAATCATCAGAGACACCATGCCGAATACGTCGTCCGCGCCCATCGTCGTCATCGCCCCTGACTCGTTCAAAGGTTCGCTCTCTGCGGAGCAGGTCGCGCAATCCATCGCGACGGGCATTCTGCGCGCGCGGCCCGACGCGACGATCCGTGTCTGCGCAATGGCCGACGGCGGCGAAGGCACGCTCGACGCCATGCTCACCAGCGGCGGCGAACGGCGCATGCTCACGGTGCGGGGCGCGGCAGGCCCTGCGCGCGAAGGCGTGACGGGTCTGCTCGCCGACGGCAGCGCGATCATCGAAACAGCGGAGGTCGTCGGCATCACCGACCCCGTCGGCATGGGCGTTCCCGTGGAAAAGCGCAGCACGCGCGGTATGGGCGAAGCCATCCGCTCGCTGCTGGACGCCGGTGTACGGCGCTTCTTCGTCGCACTCGGCGGCAGCAGCACGAACGACGGCGGCGCGGGTTTGCTCGTCGGTCTCGGGCTCAAGCTGTTCGATGCGCAAGGACATGAACTGGACGCGACGCCCGAGCAACTTGCTCAACTGGCGCGCGTCGACGCATCGGGCCTCGACGCCCGTCTGCGCGAGGCAACGTTCGTCGGCATGTCGGATGTCGACAACCCGTTGACGGGCGATCACGGCGCAACGGCAGTCTTCGGTCCGCAAAAAGGCGTAAAGCCGGAGCAGGTCGCGACGATCGACGCCGCCCTCGCCCGCTTCGCCGACCTCGTCGAGCCGGCCATGAACCGCGTCGCGCGCAACCAGCCGGGTGCGGGCGCGGCGGGTGGACTCGGTTTCGCATTGCATATGCTGGGCGCCGAATTCGAGCCGGGCGCGGAAGTCGTCGCGCGACAGATCGGCCTCGACGCGGCGCTCGAAGGCGCCAACTGGCTCATCACGGGCGAAGGCCGCTCCGACGTGCAAACGCTGCATGGCAAGGCGCCCTTCATCGCTTGCCGGCATGCGCGCGCCGTGGGCGTGCCGGCCACGTTGCTCTCGGGCGCCGTCGACCCTGCAGCGCTGCCAAAACTCGCCGAGCATTTCAGCGGATGCTTCTCACCGGCCCCCGGCCCGATCACGCTCGAAGCAGCGATTCGCGACGCAGCCACTTTGCTTGCGAACGAAGCCGAACAGATGACGCGACTCAGGTTTGGCCCGCGTTGACCGCGCGAGCGGATGCAGCAACAATCACATCACCGGACTGCATCCACTCACAACGGGAAGACCATGAAGGCCTCCGATAAAGCCGGACTCGAACAGTTTCTGACGTATCGTCTGCACGTGCTGAATAAACTTTCCGAGCGGGGCATCAGCGAACGGTATATGGCCAAGCTGGACGTGACGCTGCCTGAGGCGCGCGTGATTGCATCGGTTGGATCGTTCGGACCATTCTCGATCATGGACCTCGCGCGCCACGCGAACCTCGACAAGAGTCAGGCGAGCCGTGCAGCCGAGGCCTTGATCAGACAAGGCCTCGTGCAACGCGAAGCGAGCGCGGACGATGGCCGCGTGGTGCTCGTATCGTTGACCACGGAAGGCCGTGCGCTCTACCGCAAGGTGATGCCCATCGCGCGCAAGTGGAACGTCGATCTCTTCGATTGCCTCGACGACCGCGAGAAGATCGCGCTCAGCGAAGCACTCGACAAGGTGATCGAAACCGCGATCGCGCGTAACGCAGCGTAGTCAGGTCAGACGAAGTCCGGGCCGACGCTCATCGATCGGCGCTTGCGTGGCGCCGTCGACTCCGTCGTTGCCTAATTCCTTAAACACTCATTCACAAGTCAGCCCGCATGCGCTTCTCGCACGGCGGCTTTTCACGTTTCTACTCGCGATACGACGGGTCGATCCGGTCGACCTGGCGCAGCAACGCATTCAGCACATTGGCTCCTGCGCCGTGCCGCGGATCGAACTGCAATGAATCACGCGTGCAGCGCGCGGCGATCTCGTCGCCGATCATGCGCGCGGGTCCGAGCATCGCCGTTGCCAGTTGAATTTCGCAAGCGCGGTTGAGCGTCCAGAGTCGCGCGAAGGCTTGCGCGATTGTCTCGCCAATCGACAGCAGGCCGTGATTGCGCAAGATCAACAAACGTTTATCGCCGAGATTCGCAACGAGGCGCGGCCCTTCGTCGGCGCGCACGGTAATGCCTTCGAAGTCGTGATACGCGACCATCCCATGCAGTTGTGCCGAATAGAAATTGTTGTTGACGAGACCCGTCTGCGAACATGCGACGGCAAGCCCTGCCGTCGTATGCGTATGCATTACGCAGTGCGCATCGGGCAACGCGCGATGAATCGCGGCATGCACGACGAAGCCCGCCGGATTCACGGGATGCGGCGAGCCGTCGAGCACCTTCCCATCGGCATCGATCTTCACCAGATTCGACGCCATCACTTCCGTGTAATGCAGGCCGAATGGGTTGATCAGAAAATGGCTGTGCGTGCCGGGCACACGCACGGTGATGTGGTTGTAGATCAACTCGGTCCAGCCGAGCATCGCGAACACGCGATACGTGCCTGCGAGTGTCACGCGCAGCTCGCGTTCCGTGTCGGCGTGCGCGCCGATGTCTGAGGGTAGCCGAACATCGGTCGATGCCATTTGCACGCTCCTCTTCTTGTGCTTGGATGGGCTAAGGGATCGCAGATCGTTTGAGCGCAGGATAGGAGAATCTGGTTGTGCGTGCAACAAGATGAGTCGATTGCCGTGCTTCGCGATATACGGCGTATTGGACGCACAAAACGACCGAGTCCAAGCCAATCGTAAACGGGACTTGCTACGATCGCCGCTCGCTTTATCTCTCTGATTTTAAGGATCGAAAATGAAGAAGGTTGTTCTGGCACTGGTCGCCGCTGCCGCTGGTTTCGTGAGCATGTCGTCGGCATTCGCAAACGACTACCATCACGAGTGCCATAAGGTGAAAGTGCATCATCACTGGGAAAAGCGCTGCCATTAAGCAGCCGCGGATCTTCCCTGTGATAAGCCAGCCCCGCCTTCGCGCGGGGTTTTTTGTGCGTGTCCATTGAACGGGCGCGAGTCTGCGCAATCACCGTGTCGGGGCGCAAAACAAAAAACCCCGCGCGTCGGATACGGGCAGGGTTTTATGTACGGCAATGAGAAAAAAGTGGTGCGAGGAAGGGGACTCGAACCCCTACACCCTTGCGGGCGTCAGGACCTAAACCTGGTGCGTCTACCAATTTCGCCATCCTCGCAGCCGGGCGATGCGTGAGGTGCAACACCCGATGTCTCGCCGGCGAATGGACGCTGCGATTCCATCGCGATCTCGTTCGCGTGAACAAATCCGAACCTGTAGGATCAGACCCGCCATCGCCGCGAACGAACGCGCTGAAAAAGCCACGGCCAAAAGCGTAAGCGCGAGATTCTAACCGATTGGTCTGCGCTTGTCTGCATCTGTCGAATACGGTCGATGCTACAATTTTCGGTCTCTCGTGCACAGCCGTGCGCGACCGCCTCCCCACAAGCCAATTCCAGTGAATTTCGACGAATACTGCCTGCAGAAAGCAGCGCCTCCCGGCTCGAGCACCTACTACGCACTGCGCCAGGCGCCCGTCGCGCGGCAGCCGTTGCTCACCGCGCTGTTCGCGCTGCGTCGCGAGTTCGAAGAAACCGTGAAGGAAACGACCGATCCGACGATCGGCCGCACGAAGCTCGCGTGGTGGCAAAAGGAAGCGGCAGCGCTCGCTGCGGGCGAACCGACGCACCCGGTGTCTCAGGCGCTCGCTGCGCATCTGCCAGACGTGCAGGCTGAATACCCCGCATTGCAGGCGTTGATCGCGGGCTTCGAGATGGACCTCGACCAGGCACGCTATCTCGACTATCCGAACCTGCGCCGCTATATGGCTGGGGTCGGCGGCAACTTTACGTCCGTGGTTGCGCGCGCGACGGCGCGCGATCCGTCGCAGGCGCAAGTGTGGGCGGCACCGCTTGGCGAGGCTCTGATGCTCGCGCAGATCGTCGTCGAACTCGGCAACGACGCGCGGCATGGCCGCATCTATATCCCCATCGACGAGATGCAGCGCTACAACGTGACGGCGGCGGACCTGATCAACCGCAAGTACACGGACGCGTTCACCGAGCTGATGCGCTTTCAGACAGCGCGCGCCCGCGACGCGATCCGCAAGGCGCTCGATGCGCTACCCGTCGGCGAGCGTCACTCGCAGCGCACGCTGCGCGCGCTGGCCGCACTGGCGCTGGCGTTGCTCGACGAGATCGAGCGCGACGGCTACCGCGTGCTTCATCAACGCATCGCGCTCACGCCGATCCGCAAGCTGTGGGTCGCGTGGCGAGCGGCGCGAAAGCACTGACGTTCAAGTGCGTAGCAACGGCAGCGGCGGAACGTCGTCCTGAAGGACCGCGTTCGCATCCAGTTTCAGGAACGGGCCGAGCGCGGTCGCGTAGAGCTGTCTGAAATCGATCTCGACAGGCAGATTGCCGGCGCTATCCAATCGCGCGAGATCGGGCGCGCGACCGTACAGGCCTCCACGTACCTGACCGCCCAGCACAAAATGCGCGGCGCCACCGCCATGCCCGGTGCCGCGATGCATGTTCTCTCGCGCGGAGCGGCCGAATTCCGAGTACGTCATGATGAGCGTGTCGCGCCAGCGGCCGCGTCGCGTGAGTTCCGCGCGAAGGGTCGCGCAGCCTTCGGCGAGTTGCTCGAGCAAAGCCGCGTGCCGCGCGGGCTGATTGCTGTGCGTGTCGAAGCCATCGAGCGTTAGCCGGATCGCGCCGCACGTATGCGGCTGCGCCCCGTCGACGACCGTGCGCAGCGCGGCATCGATCGAATCCCGCAGCGTCGGCGCGCTCACCTGAAGTGCTCGCGTGGCGCCGGGCACGGGAGCGCCCTCGCCTTCGTCCGCGTCGATCCCATCGACGTGCGGCGCGGCATCGGGGTCATCGACACGCGCCCACACCTCATCGGTCTCGGCACGATCCACGGAGCCGGCGAACGGCCCCGGTTCCACGCTGCCGAATGATGCCGCCGCAACGCCTCGCTGCATCGTGGCCCATTGTTCGACCGCACGCGTCAGCCAGCCGTCGCGCCGATACGCTTCGGCAGATGATGCCGTGTCCCAGATCTCCGTCGAGCGGAAATGCGATGCATGATCCTGTGCGCAACCGACTCCCTGCACGACAGCCAGTTGTCCATCGCGCCAGAAAGGCAGCAGCGCACGCATCGCGGGATGCAGCGCCGTGCGCTCATCGAGCGGCAACACACGGTCGCGCGGTATCGCGATGTGTTCACGCAGCGCATAGTAAGTGGAATCGGCGAAAGGAATGACAGTGTTCAAACCGTCGTTTCCGCCTTTGAGTTCGATCAGGATAAGCAGTTTGCCCGGCGCGCGACCCGTTGCGCCTGCATCCAGTTGCGTCGATATGCCGCTGCTTGCGCGCGGCGCGGCGAACACGCGCGGCATCGATAGGGAGGCGCTCGCTGCCGCCGCCATCGTCAGAAACTCGCGTCGCTTCATCGATGCCTCACTGGATGAATGACTTTGCCCGACACCAACGGCAAACGCACGGCCTCGCCGCCGAAGCGCCGACGGTCGGTCGCTGTGCGTGAAAACCGGGCGTCAGCGTTTGTACAGTTCGCGAACAGCGTCTTCGATATGCTGCCGCAACAAACGACGCTCTTCAGGCGTCATATGTCCGTCGCGCCGACGCTGATCCAGATCAGGCGGCACGGCGGTTGCTCGCATGATTGCGTCGGATGCGGGTCGATCCGCGTCGGGATTGTGCGGCTGGCGGCCCGAACGCATATGCGGGCGCTGGGGCGGGCGCGTGTCGGTGTTGCGTTCCGTCGAGGAATCGGAATAGGCGGGAACCGGGCTCAACGCGCTCGCGAACACGATCGCAACAGCTACAGCGATCACGCTCAGGCGCATGTTCGGCCAGACCCCTCCCTTCATCTTTTTCCCTTCGTGGCGCGGCAACCGGCAACCTCAGATACGTGTATTGACTCCGGCTTGAAACCGGGTGCGAGAGCTTTATTCGAGTGAAGTATCTACCGAACTGGCGCAAACAGTAAAGGAGTGTAAGCGCCAAGCCTTTACGTCGTGCCACAGGCCGGGTAAATTTTGTAACTGACTGTTACGTGATAATTGGTGCAAACGTGCACCTCTCTCTAATCGCGCTAAGATGCCGACCATGGAAACCAAAAACCCTTCGAAAATCCTCGTCGTCGATGACGACCCGCGTCTGCGCGATCTGCTGCGCCGCTACCTCGGCGAGCAGGGCTTCAACGTCTATGTCGCCGAGAACGCGCCCTCGATGAACAAGCTGTGGGTGCGTGAACGTTTCGACCTTCTGGTGCTCGACCTGATGCTGCCGGGCGAAGACGGTCTTTCCATCTGCCGGCGTTTGCGCGGCAGCAACGATCGCACGCCGATCATCATGCTCACCGCCAAGGGTGAGGATGTCGATCGCATCGTCGGCCTCGAAATGGGCGCCGACGACTATCTGCCCAAGCCATTCAATCCGCGCGAGCTGGTCGCGCGCATTCACGCGGTGCTGCGCCGCCAGTCGCCGTCCGAATTGCCGGGCGCGCCGTCGGAGACGTCGGAAGTCTTCGAGTTCGGCGAGTTCGCGCTGAACCTCGCCACGCGCACGCTCACCAAGGCCGGCCAGGAAATCCCGCTGACCACGGGCGAGTTCTCGGTGCTCAAGGTGTTCGCGCGTCATCCGCGCCAGCCGCTGTCGCGCGAAAAGCTGATGGAACTGGCGCGCGGCCGTGAATACGAAGTGTTCGACCGCAGCCTCGACGTGCAGATTTCGCGTCTGCGCAAGCTGATCGAGCCGGACCCGGGCAGCCCGCGTTTCATCCAGACGGTTTGGGGTCTCGGATACGTGTTCATCCCCGACGGCGCAGCCTGAATTTGCCGTTCCAGTTGTCTCTCTTCTTCCATAAGAAGGCCGCATGCGGATCGACCGGCGCCTCCTGACGCTCGCGTTCGGCGGCCTGTTCTGGCGAACGTTCCTGCTGATCGCGCTGTTGATCGCGGTCAGCCTCGCCGCCTGGTTCCAGAGCTTCCGTGTGATCGAGCGCGAGCCGCGCGCGCAACGCGTGGCGCTGCAGCTCGTCGCGATCGTCAAGCTCACGCGCACCGCACTCCTCTATTCCGATCCCGATCTGCGGCGCGCACTGCTGCAGGATCTGGAGAGCAATGAAGGCGTGCGCGTATATCCGCGCGAAACCACCGACAAGTACAAGCTCCAGCCCGACGAATCGCTCAACCGTCTGATCGAGCATGACATTCGCGGGCGGCTGGGCGACGACACGATCATCGCGCAGTCGGTGAACGACATTCCCGGCGTGTGGATCAGCTTCAAGATCGACGACGACGATTACTGGGTAGCGCTCGACCGCGATCAGCTCGACAGTGTGACGGGCCTGCAATGGGCCGGCTGGGGTATTTTCGCGCTCGCGCTGTCGCTGTTCGGCGCGGCGTTCATCACCAGTCTCGTGAACCGGCCATTCGCGCGGCTCGCGATGGCCGCGCGCAAGGTCGGTTCGGGCCAGGCGCCAGAGAAACTGCCCGAGCGCGGCATGGGCGTCGCGGCCGAAACCAACCGAAGCTTCAACCAGATGGTGCAGGACCTGGAGCAGCTCGAAGCGGACCGCGCGCTGATGCTCGCGGGCATTTCACACGACCTGCGCACGCCGCTAGCGCGTCTGCGTCTGGAAACGGAAATGAGTCCGTCCGACCAGGCGACCAAGGACGCGATGATCGACGACATCGAACAGATGGACATGATCATCGGGCGCTTCCTCGATTACGCGCGCCCTGTGCAGCGGATGCCGGAACCTGTCGACCTTTCCGTGATCGCAGGAGAACTGGCTGCGCGCATGTCGAGCGAAGACGGCATGCGTCTGGTTACGCGGCTGGCGCCGTCCGCCGTTATCGAGGCTGATGAGACGGATATCCGCCGAGTCGTCGGCAATCTGATCGAGAACGCGCGCAAGTACGGACTGTCCGAGTCCGATGGCATCCCGCATGTGATTCTTGAGACGCGGGTGTCACATTCGCGAGTCGAGTTGTCAGTGGTCGACGAAGGCCCGGGCATCCCCGAAGACCAGCTCGCGCTCGTCACGCGCCCGTTCTACCGCGTGAACTCGGCGCGCACGCAAGCCAACGGCACAGGGCTTGGGATGGCGATCGTGCAGCGGCTCGTCGGACGCTATCGGGGCGCGTTGCGGCTGCGCAATCGCACGCCGCTGCCGGGGCTTGAAGTGACGATCGAGTTCCCGCTCGCCAAAAGCGTCTGAAACGGACAGAAATCCGGCTGAAGTAGCCGGCTTCCATTTCAAACTGCCGCTTTTTTGTGCAATATTTTCCCCGATTTCGGGCGAAAGCCATTATTTCCAAACTGCATTATCGCCACATTCGAGAAAATTTATCTATTTTGTTAGACAAAAACTATTGATCCGATTGCTTAATAGAGTTATAGTCTTAAGCGTGTAACGTGTTCGTTACAGCCAGCAGGTAGTTTGA
The DNA window shown above is from Paraburkholderia sp. PGU19 and carries:
- a CDS encoding DUF1501 domain-containing protein, with product MKRREFLTMAAAASASLSMPRVFAAPRASSGISTQLDAGATGRAPGKLLILIELKGGNDGLNTVIPFADSTYYALREHIAIPRDRVLPLDERTALHPAMRALLPFWRDGQLAVVQGVGCAQDHASHFRSTEIWDTASSAEAYRRDGWLTRAVEQWATMQRGVAAASFGSVEPGPFAGSVDRAETDEVWARVDDPDAAPHVDGIDADEGEGAPVPGATRALQVSAPTLRDSIDAALRTVVDGAQPHTCGAIRLTLDGFDTHSNQPARHAALLEQLAEGCATLRAELTRRGRWRDTLIMTYSEFGRSARENMHRGTGHGGGAAHFVLGGQVRGGLYGRAPDLARLDSAGNLPVEIDFRQLYATALGPFLKLDANAVLQDDVPPLPLLRT
- the ompR gene encoding two-component system response regulator OmpR; the protein is METKNPSKILVVDDDPRLRDLLRRYLGEQGFNVYVAENAPSMNKLWVRERFDLLVLDLMLPGEDGLSICRRLRGSNDRTPIIMLTAKGEDVDRIVGLEMGADDYLPKPFNPRELVARIHAVLRRQSPSELPGAPSETSEVFEFGEFALNLATRTLTKAGQEIPLTTGEFSVLKVFARHPRQPLSREKLMELARGREYEVFDRSLDVQISRLRKLIEPDPGSPRFIQTVWGLGYVFIPDGAA
- a CDS encoding ATP-binding protein, which produces MRIDRRLLTLAFGGLFWRTFLLIALLIAVSLAAWFQSFRVIEREPRAQRVALQLVAIVKLTRTALLYSDPDLRRALLQDLESNEGVRVYPRETTDKYKLQPDESLNRLIEHDIRGRLGDDTIIAQSVNDIPGVWISFKIDDDDYWVALDRDQLDSVTGLQWAGWGIFALALSLFGAAFITSLVNRPFARLAMAARKVGSGQAPEKLPERGMGVAAETNRSFNQMVQDLEQLEADRALMLAGISHDLRTPLARLRLETEMSPSDQATKDAMIDDIEQMDMIIGRFLDYARPVQRMPEPVDLSVIAGELAARMSSEDGMRLVTRLAPSAVIEADETDIRRVVGNLIENARKYGLSESDGIPHVILETRVSHSRVELSVVDEGPGIPEDQLALVTRPFYRVNSARTQANGTGLGMAIVQRLVGRYRGALRLRNRTPLPGLEVTIEFPLAKSV